One Citrobacter amalonaticus genomic window carries:
- a CDS encoding prepilin peptidase: MSAALPFLLLYTALSLTLSFCDMRSGRLPDRFTCPLLWGGLIFHLCIIPTQLADAVWGAVAGYASFAFIYWGYRLVRKQEGLGYGDVKFLAALGAWHGWMPLPFLIFWAALLACFGIVAVGIVHGKSALKNPQPFGPFLAAAGFITGYYRFTSGAISWSL, translated from the coding sequence ATGTCTGCTGCCCTACCCTTTCTGCTGCTGTATACCGCATTGTCTTTGACTTTGAGTTTCTGCGATATGCGCAGCGGACGACTGCCGGACCGGTTTACCTGCCCGTTGCTGTGGGGCGGATTGATCTTTCACCTGTGCATCATCCCGACACAACTTGCCGATGCCGTATGGGGCGCCGTCGCGGGTTACGCCAGCTTTGCCTTTATCTACTGGGGTTATCGGCTGGTTCGTAAGCAAGAAGGGCTCGGCTATGGTGATGTGAAATTCCTTGCCGCGCTGGGTGCCTGGCATGGGTGGATGCCTTTGCCTTTTTTAATCTTTTGGGCGGCGCTGCTGGCGTGTTTCGGTATTGTGGCTGTGGGGATAGTTCATGGGAAATCGGCATTAAAAAACCCGCAACCTTTTGGGCCATTTCTGGCAGCTGCGGGTTTCATTACCGGATATTACCGTTTCACCTCAGGAGCGATTAGCTGGTCACTTTAA